In Raphanus sativus cultivar WK10039 chromosome 5, ASM80110v3, whole genome shotgun sequence, the following proteins share a genomic window:
- the LOC130494979 gene encoding uncharacterized mitochondrial protein AtMg00810-like: MYLLLYVDDMLLTGSNPQLIDLLLAQLSEVFRMKDMGSLQYFLGLQAHFHDNGVFLCQEKYATDLLVTAGMQDCSPIATSLPLRPDKVLGQDVNFSDPSYFRSLAGKLQYMTLTRPDIQYAVNFVCQKMHAPSQADFMNLKRILRYLKERFLLGSTIVVTPILLFEHIATATGQAAKTLDVQPVVFVPSLVVISSPGPPRDIRLYLAHLLKRSIVLCHMLLKS, encoded by the coding sequence ATGTACTTGCTTCTTTATGTCGACGATATGCTACTCACAGGTAGTAACCCTCAGTTAATTGATCTTTTGCTTGCTCAACTCAGTGAAGTCTTTCGAATGAAGGATATGGGGTCTCTGCAGTATTTCCTTGGACTGCAGGCTCATTTCCACGACAATGGAGTTTTTCTCTGTCAAGAAAAATACGCTACAGACCTCTTGGTAACAGCTGGAATGCAAGACTGCAGTCCCATCGCTACTTCTCTGCCTCTGCGACCAGATAAAGTCCTTGGCCAAGATGTCAACTTCTCTGATCCTTCTTACTTCCGCAGTTTGGCTGGTAAACTGCAGTACATGACTCTCACCCGTCCAGACATTCAGTACGCGGTGAACTTTGTTTGTCAAAAGATGCATGCTCCATCTCAGGCTGACTTCATGAACCTCAAACGTATTCTGCGTTATTTGAAGGAACGCTTTCTCTTGGGATCAACCATTGTGGTAACACCGATCTTACTCTTCGAGCATATAGCGACAGCGACTGGGCAGGCTGCAAAGACACTAGACGTTCAACCGGTGGTTTTTGTACCTTCCTTGGTCGTAATATCATCTCCTGGTCCGCCAAGAGACATCCGACTGTATCTCGCTCATCTACTGAAACGGAGTATCGTACTATGTCATATGCTGCTGAAGAGCTGA
- the LOC108862020 gene encoding formin-like protein 1 — MLFLLFFYSLFSSSLADRRVLHEPFFPVDSPPQSPPQSPPPPLPKLPFSSTTPPDATSPPFFPTYPSPPPPPSPASFATFPANISSLIVPHATKSPPNSKKLLIVAISAVTSAALVAALIALLYWRRRTRSSSQESNAPDDSKTWTTDSSRRVYPPPPSSAAPSARRNAEGRVSKQRTTTTRSSANTSSEFLYLGTMVNPRGVEDHQSESRSNRSNNGSSSRKLESPDLQPLPPLMKRSFRLNPEVGSIGEEEEEEFYSPRGSASGRVGSESRRVFAAVTNQNASRSVNNDTISCSSSSSGSPGRSTFISISPSMSPKRSEPKETVISAPEPPPKTSPGSSESSPAKITDFRLVRSPSLSLASLSPRLCPAKIADGGGGLGQISRSPTVTSLTTTSPERENNKKEENTLQNLNDEDDSPRSSSRSSSASTSPERRPNDTPEAYLRSPTHSSASTSPYRCFQKSPEVLPAFMSNLRQGLQSQLLSSPGQGFLSELDALRDEKASHKSPEKASHSPQSASSSSLSSSPDRDFSHSLDVSPRISNISSQILQPPVASAATVGGSRVPPPPPPPPPSFPTWARRNNTKARPPPLTPPSNPFVIPSENLPKKTSAEETQKDTFSDANDEPAEETPKPKLKALHWDKVRASSDREMVWDQLRSSSFKLDEEMIETLFVAKSLDSKPNQSQTTPRCVLPSPNQENRVLDPKKAQNIAILLRALNVTIEEVCEALLEGNAETLGTELLESLLKMAPTKDEERRLKEYKDDSPVKLGHAEKFLKAMLDIPFAFKRVDAMLYVANFDSEVEYLKNSFQTLEAACEELRNSRMFLKLLEAVLKTGNRMNVGTNRGDAHAFKLDTLLKLVDVKGADGKTTLLHFVVQEIIRAEGTRLSGDNTQTDDIKCRKLGLQVVSSLSSELSNVKKAAAMDSEVLSSYVSKLSQGITKINEAIQIQSTITEESSSNSERFLESMNTFLKRAEEDIIRVQAQESVALSLVKEITEYFHGNSAKEEAHPFRIFLVVRDFLGVVDRVCKEVGMINERTMVSSAHKFPVPVNPMLPQPLPGLFGRKQSSSSSSSSSSDDEHNSSH; from the exons aTGCTCTTCTTATTGTTCTTCTACTCTCTCTTCTCATCTTCGCTCGCCGACCGCCGAGTCCTCCACGAGCCCTTCTTCCCAGTAGATTCTCCACCACAGTCACCTCCTCAATCTCCTCCGCCGCCGCTACCTAAGCTtcctttctcttccaccactcctCCAGACGCCACCtcacctcctttcttccctaCATACCCTTCACCTCCTCCGCCTCCTTCTCCAGCATCCTTCGCAACCTTCCCCGCCAACATCTCCTCTCTCATCGTCCCTCACGCCACCAAATCGCCGCCTAACTCCAAAAAGCTCCTCATCGTCGCAATCTCCGCCGTTACCTCCGCCGCTTTAGTCGCCGCCCTAATCGCCTTGCTCTATTGGCGACGCAGAACAAGAAGTAGCAGCCAGGAGAGCAACGCGCCCGATGATAGCAAGACGTGGACGACCGACAGCAGCCGCAGAGTCTATCCGCCTCCTCCTTCATCAGCAGCTCCTTCAGCACGTCGCAATGCTGAAGGTAGAGTTAGTAAGCAGAGGACAACGACGACGAGGAGCTCAGCCAACACTAGCTCGGAGTTTCTCTACTTGGGAACGATGGTGAATCCGAGAGGAGTCGAGGATCATCAATCCGAGAGTAGGAGTAACCGTAGCAATAACGGCTCGAGCTCGAGGAAGCTCGAATCTCCAGATCTGCAGCCTCTTCCTCCTCTCATGAAACGAAGCTTCCGCCTGAATCCAGAGGTTGGATCGATaggagaggaagaggaggaagagttTTACTCTCCCCGAGGCTCAGCGAGCGGGCGGGTCGGATCCGAGTCCAGGAGAGTTTTCGCGGCGGTTACGAATCAAAACGCTAGTAGATCTGTGAACAACGACACTATCTCCTGCTCATCATCGAGCTCAGGCTCACCGGGGAGATCCACCTTCATCAGCATTTCTCCCTCGATGAGCCCGAAGAGATCCGAACCTAAAGAAACCGTGATCTCCGCACCGGAGCCGCCACCGAAGACTTCTCCCGGAAGCTCCGAATCATCCCCGGCGAAGATAACCGATTTTCGATTGGTTAGGTCTCCGTCGCTGTCACTAGCTTCTTTATCGCCGAGACTCTGCCCGGCAAAAATCGCCGACGGAGGAGGCGGATTAGGTCAAATCTCGAGATCTCCGACGGTTACATCTCTCACGACTACTTCACCAGAAAGAGAGaacaacaaaaaagaagaaaacactcTCCAGAATCTCAACGACGAAGACGACTCTCCTCGAAGCTCTTCACGATCATCATCCGCTTCAACGTCGCCAGAGAGACGACCTAACGATACTCCAGAAGCTTACTTGCGATCACCGACGCACTCTTCCGCTTCCACATCACCGTATCGATGCTTCCAGAAGTCTCCGGAGGTGTTACCGGCGTTCATGAGCAATCTCCGGCAAGGATTGCAGTCTCAGCTACTCTCTTCTCCGGGACAAGGCTTCCTCAGCGAGTTAGACGCGTTACGTGATGAGAAAGCTTCTCACAAGTCGCCGGAGAAAGCTTCTCACAGTCCACAGTCTGCCTCGTCATCATCTCTGTCATCATCTCCAGATAGAGACTTCAGCCACAGCTTAGATGTATCTCCACGAATCTCCAACATTTCATCTCAGATTCTACAGCCTCCTGTTGCGTCTGCAGCAACTGTAGGAGGTTCGCGAGTGCCACCACCGCCTCCGCCGCCTCCTCCATCGTTTCCAACATGGGCACGCCGGAATAATACTAAGGCCCGACCACCTCCTCTCACTCCGCCTTCGAATCCTTTTGTGATCCCATCCGAAAACCTTCCCAAGAAGACTTCAGCAGAAGAGACTCAAAAAGATACGTTTAGTGATGCCAATGATGAGCCTGCAGAGGAAACTCCTAAACCGAAGCTAAAGGCGTTACATTGGGATAAAGTCAGAGCAAGTTCCGACCGTGAGATGGTCTGGGATCAGCTTCGATCAAGCTCTTTCAA ATTAGATGAAGAGATGATTGAAACATTGTTTGTGGCAAAGTCGTTAGACTCCAAACCAAATCAGAGCCAGACAACTCCAAGATGTGTTCTCCCTAGCCCGAACCAAGAGAACAGAGTCTTGGACCCTAAGAAGGCTCAGAATATTGCAATCTTGCTTCGTGCACTTAATGTCACTATTGAAGAAGTTTGCGAAGCTCTGCTTGAAG GCAATGCTGAAACACTTGGGACTGAACTTCTTGAGAGCTTACTCAAGATGGCGCCAACGAAAGATGAAGAGCGCAGGTTAAAAGAGTACAAGGATGATTCGCCTGTAAAGCTTGGACATGCTGAGAAGTTCCTCAAGGCAATGCTAGACATCCCTTTTGCCTTTAAAAGAGTTGACGCAATGCTCTATGTTGCTAACTTTGATTCCGAGGTTGAATACCTGAAGAACTCTTTCCAGACTCTTGAG GCTGCTTGTGAGGAGCTGAGGAACAGCAGGATGTTCTTAAAGCTTTTAGAAGCGGTTCTAAAGACAGGAAACCGCATGAACGTTGGGACGAACCGAGGCGATGCACATGCGTTCAAGCTCGACACGCTCCTCAAGCTGGTCGATGTCAAAGGCGCTGATGGGAAAACAACTCTCTTGCATTTCGTTGTTCAAGAGATCATCCGAGCAGAAGGCACACGTCTCTCAGGTGACAATACACAAACGGATGACATCAAATGCAGGAAACTCGGCCTCCAAGTAGTATCAAGTCTAAGTTCGGAGCTTAGCAACGTCAAGAAAGCTGCTGCAATGGACTCAGAAGTACTAAGCAGCTACGTCTCCAAGCTTTCCCAAGGCATTACCAAGATCAACGAAGCAATCCAAATCCAATCAACAATCACAGAAGAAAGCAGCAGCAATAGCGAGAGATTCTTGGAATCTATGAACACGTTTCTGAAAAGAGCTGAAGAAGATATCATCAGAGTACAAGCTCAAGAGAGCGTAGCGTTGTCTCTTGTGAAAGAGATCACAGAGTATTTCCATGGGAACTCGGCTAAAGAAGAAGCGCATCCGTTTAGGATATTTTTGGTGGTTCGAGACTTCCTCGGGGTAGTGGACAGAGTCTGCAAAGAAGTAGGGATGATAAACGAAAGAACAATGGTTAGTTCTGCTCACAAGTTTCCAGTTCCAGTGAACCCAATGCTGCCACAGCCTCTGCCTGGACTGTTCGGACGAAAGCagtcttcgtcttcttcttcctcttcatcttcagACGATGAACATAACTCATCTCATTAG
- the LOC108856467 gene encoding rhodanese-like domain-containing protein 4A, chloroplastic, with product MTSLPTILASSPPPRNQCKPSTPQTPNPDQTPLNNTSSSLQLLSKTHLSITLSQTTILCSPVLASSTAPFTSISDQSTGKIDLESILITIDNFFNKYPFFVAGCTFMYLVVYPAVIFYLRKYKPISAINAFRKLKSQPDSQLLDIRDEKTLASLASPSLKFLGKSSVQVPYSEEDESGFLKRVKGSFSDPENTVVCVLDNFDGNSMKVAELLVENGFKEAYYIKGGARGKNGWLAIQEELLPPPVHMYTAKNAKSTNKNEASVVGTEN from the exons ATGACCTCTCTTCCGACAATCCTCGCATCTTCTCCTCCTCCGCGAAACCAATGCAAACCCTCCACTCCTCAAACCCCAAACCCCGACCAAACTCCACTCAACAACACATCTTCTTCATTACAGCTTCTGTCCAAAACCCATCTATCCATAACTCTTTCTCAGACCACCATCCTCTGTTCCCCTGTCCTCGCATCATCAACAGCCCCCTTCACCTCGATCTCCGACCAATCCACCGGGAAAATCGATCTGGAGTCGATTCTGATCACAATCGACAACTTTTTCAACAAGTACCCGTTCTTCGTGGCGGGATGCACGTTCATGTACCTCGTGGTTTACCCGGCTGTGATCTTCTACCTGAGGAAGTATAAACCGATATCCGCCATCAACGCGTTTCGGAAGCTCAAGAGCCAGCCTGATTCGCAGCTTCTGGATATCAGAGACGAGAAGACTTTGGCTTCGTTGGCGTCGCCGAGTCTCAAGTTTCTGGGTAAGAGCTCGGTTCAGGTTCCGTATAGTGAAGAAGATGAGTCCGGGTTCTTGAAGAGAGTTAAAGGAAGCTTCTCTGATCCGGAGAATACTGTTGTTTGTGTACTTGACAA TTTTGATGGTAACTCCATGAAAGTGGCTGAATTGCTTGTTGAGAATGGATTTAAAGAGGCTTATTACATCAAAGGCGGTGCGAGAGGGAAGAATGGTTGGTTG GCCATTCAAGAGGAGCTTTTGCCTCCACCTGTGCATATGTATACTGCGAAAAACGCAAAGTctacaaataaaaatgaagcTTCCGTTGTTGGAACTGAAAACTGA
- the LOC108856465 gene encoding uncharacterized protein LOC108856465: MGSHVLRSPITLRSYSSSLVGFFSKSPNPLLSARWVKAGEVSSVRCLTSAIRGKNKKQRLDEACLERYQEYSRTLIQSWILQGKVLVDGKRASKAGMPVANGVSIKITAEVPKYVCRGGLKLEAAIEKLDVDVSEKVVLDSGLSTGGFTDCLLRYGAAHVYGVDVGYGQVADKIRNDKRVTVMERTNVRYLPGLPQKVDVVTLDLSFISILKVMPAVMNVMNEDATLVTLVKPQFEARRSQVGKGGIVRDPEVHQEVLERIINGVESCGFTNKGFIESPIKGADGNIEFLVRFDRGTVKKPEEEE; the protein is encoded by the exons atgGGTTCTCATGTTCTTAGGTCTCCCATTACCTTGCGCTCTTACAGCAGCTCCCTCGTTGGCTTCTTCTCCAAATCTCCTAATCCTCTTCTCTCTG CGAGATGGGTTAAAGCAGGAGAAGTCAGTTCCGTCAGATGTCTTACTTCTGCTATACGTGGAAAGAA CAAGAAACAGAGACTTGATGAGGCATGTCTCGAAAGGTATCAGGAATACAGCCGCACACTAATACAATCATGGATTCTACAAG GCAAAGTGCTTGTAGATGGGAAAAGAGCTAGCAAAGCTGGGATGCCTGTAGCCAATGGTGTATCCATTAAGATTACAGCTGAGGTTCCCAAATACGTATGTAG AGGTGGGCTGAAGCTGGAAGCTGCAATAGAGAAGCTAGATGTTGATGTTTCTGAGAAAGTGGTTCTTGATTCTGGACTTTCTACAGGAGGGTTTACAGATTGTTTGCTTCGTTATGGTGCTGCTCATGTGTATGGTGTAGATGTTGGTTATGGTCAG GTTGCGGATAAAATTCGTAATGACAAGAGAGTGACTGTTATGGAAAGGACAAATGTGAGATACCTCCCAGGTCTCCCTCAAAAAGTCGATGTAGTGACGCTAGATCTCTCCTTCATTTCCATTCTCAAG GTGATGCCAGCTGTTATGAATGTGATGAATGAAGATGCAACTTTAGTTACCCTTGTTAAACCCCAATTTGAAGCTCGGCGATCACAG GTTGGGAAGGGTGGGATAGTGAGAGACCCTGAAGTACATCAGGAG GTCCTTGAGAGGATAATAAATGGTGTTGAGAGCTGTGGATTCACCAACAAAGGGTTTATCGAATCTCCAATCAAGGGCGCCGATGGAAACATAGagttcttggttcgcttcgacCGAGGGACGGTTAAAAAACCCGAAGAAGAAGAGTAG